The DNA region TTTGCAAATAAACTTTACAGTTCACAAGACATAAGTCATGTTCTTTGTTTCAACAAGTGTTTCAACAAGTCATTTCTTAGAACACCTGAGATATTAAAATACTGAGATGGAACTTGAGTTGCTAATCAGAGGTGTAAagggaaatataaataaaaacactcACAAGCTCAGCTTTATGTCAATTTCGTTTctcaaccctccctccctccagtttGTACCATTCTGCACAAACAAGAGACAGGAGCCTCTCCCAGGCACCCCTTTTAATTAACACTTTGGTTGGTTGCCTGCCTCCCCCAGCTACACATGTAGAGAATGTTTTTAGAGGGTTTCATAGGTAACTCTCTAAAAGGAGCTCCATTCCTATGAAGGTCTTTGCTCCCCCTGCAATTCACCCAAATTTCCAGCCTACAAATTTCTTGAAGTCAGCTCCCAAGAACACCTTGACAGGAAACTAGAGAAAAGGACTCAGGATTTTCTCTGTCATCTTCAAGGTCTTGGAACAGCCCAGAGGAAACTGCACATCAGTTCTTCTAGAGACTTTCCTACCACCTGGAGCACAGCTTAGTTTCTAGTTTTGGTTTGTTACTAATTACGatttggggagggcagggggggaaCATTGTTCCAGGAGAGGGGAAGATTTCCCAGATGCTGGCAGTGCAGTGCCTCCTCTCTGTGTAACATTGAGCCATCCTTGCCAGAGAGAGCTCTGGCACTATGAAAAAGCTAAGCCATCTTCTCCCTTTTGGAATGCACTAGATCActgcttctcaaagtcaggccaccgcttgttcagggaaagctctgGTGGTCCAGGCCAGTTactttacctgccacgtctgcagctTCGggcaatcgcggctcccactggttcactgctccagtccAATAAGgtgtgggaagcggcgcgggacgagggacgtgctggctgcctttcccgcagcccccattggcctggagtggtgaaccgcggccagtgggagccacgatcggccaaacctgcagacgcagcaggtaaacaaaccatctcggactgccagggtctttccctgaacaagcggcggactggctttgagaagcactacACTAGATGGTATGTGCTTTCTAAATACTTCCTTGAGAGAGAATAGGCAGCCCAGACCTCTCCCCTTAAGACAGGGTTTAAATCTCtcactctcaggcctggtctacactacgcatttaaaccaaatttagcagcattaaaccgatttaaccctgcacctgtccacacaacaaggcccttaatatcgatataaagggctctttaaactgatttctgtactcctccccgacgagaggagtagcgctgaaattggtattgccatgtcagatatgggttagtgtggccacaaatcgacagtattggcctccgggcggtatcccacagcgcaccattgtgaccactctggaaagcgatctgaactcggatgcgctggccaggtagacaggaaaagccctgcaaacttttgaattgcatttcctgtttgcccagcgtggagctctgatcagcacgggtggcgatgcagtcccaaatccaaaaagagctccagcatgtaccatacaggagatactggatctgaatcgctgtacggggagacaaatctgttctatcagagctccgctccagaagacaaaatgtcaaagcatttgaaaaaaatctccaggctatgatacagagtccacagcacagtgctgtgagacaagcgtaacagaaagccaaagaatcaaatggacgctcatgggggggggggaacccgaggactccagctatcccacagtctccgaaaattatttgcattcttggcttagctcccaatgcctgtagggtcaaacacatataccctgaaccaccctggactatctcgtcaatttacccccctcccgtgaaagaaaaggaaaaaaattgtttgacttttttcaatgtcaccctatgtctactgcatgctgctggtagaagcggtgctgcggcactgaacagcagcatcctcttccctcccctccccggtggcagacggtacagtacaaaaggactgatagccatccttgtcatcatcccgtgagtgctcctggctggcttcaggtgaggtcggccaggggcacctgggtaaaaataggaatgactcccggtcattcccaacagatggtacagaacagctggtaaccatcatcatagcaactgagggctgagctccatcagcccccccccgcccctttcatgtgtaaagaaaagattctgtaccgcctggactatcatagcagcgggatgctgggctcctctcccttccactgtttaaatgtcctgcctggactatcagcagctggaggctgcctccccctcattttctctcactaaaaagtcagtgtttcttattcctgcattctttattacttcatcacacaaatggggggacactgccatggtaacccaggagggttggggcagaagggaagtaacgggtgggattgttgcagaagcaccccctagaatggcatgcagctcatcatttctgcgggatctgacatggagtggctgtgctctctggttctctgatgccctggctctctagtacacttgctccatattctaggcaggactgactatttttagataaaacaaaggagagtatgacccggggagtcattctcatttttgtctttgcgcccccagccgacctcagcgaggccagccaggagcatccatgacagcagcagatggtacagaaggactgataaccgtcatcttattgccaatttacaatggcacagcagacggtacagaacgactggtaaccatctctgctaccctgcaaaggcaaatgaatgccgctgtgtagcactgcagtactgcctctgtcagcggcatccagtacacgtaccgtgacagtgacaaaaggcaaaacgggctccatggttgccatgctatggcatctgccagggcaatccagggaaaaagggcatgaaatgattgtctgccactgctttcacagaggaaggaatgagtgacgacatttgcccagaatcacccgtgacactgtttttgtaccatcatgcattgggatctcaacccagaattccaatgggcgagggagactgcgggaactatgagatagctatgggatagctacccacagtgcaacgctccagaaatcgacgctagcctcagtacatggaagcacaccgccgaattattgtgcttcgtgtggccgcgtgcacttgactttatacaatctgttttacaaaactggtttatgtaaaatcggaataatcctgtagtgtagacgtaccctcagacacTACTTAATTCAGATACAACGCTGCAGCTCTCCTACCATTAGTAGTGCATGCTGTTTGATCACAGGTAGTTTCCCTCTTAAGTACTGTTCCCAAAAGCTGACCTCCTCACTGTTACAATGAGAACTTCTCCTAGTCAGCTGTTGATGACCGATGCTTGCCTGACCAAAAATTTTCCCATGTGACTCGCAAGAGTGCCATCCTATTCCATTCACCTCTCAGCTGGGCAGCAGGAATCCCACAATGATTGTTTTTCCAGGGGAAAGAAGATGATTCTGCTGCTTTCCAAAGGCCCCTGTTATAGTCTTTTTATAAACATGTCAAGGATGGGTTTGGTGAAATGGAGTTGGCAATGTTTGGGTGAACCCATATCAAGCATTCATTGGTGAAGCACCATAAAAAGATGGTGTAAACTAACTAGGTTTTAGGTCTGGGCCATAAACAGCAAGAATGGCGTGGGGCAAAGACTTTCTCCTGGCTGTGGAGGAATACAGCATGCCAGCTACCTAAATATAGAGGCAGTAAACATGAGATACTACTGACAAGACTGTGGTCCTTTGCCCAAGTTGACAGAGCTGCTCTGAAACTGTTTTTAAAGTAGATAGCCCAGTAGGCTATTATGGATAATTGGTCATGTGAACAAAAGTCTGTATTGCACAGGTACTACAGGATTCTATACTGTTCAATGTTTACACAAGGAAACTAGGAGTGCTACGAAGGAGACAGGGACTATGGTTGCTGCCGTATGTAAATGAGACCCAGCTGTGTCTCTCCATTAGGGCCAGTCATGCTAGTGCAATGGAACAGATGACTGACAGCTACAGGAGACTGGCGTTTGATGTCCAGTCTTTATTGAGCAAGTTAAAGTTCAGCATTAGAAGTCAGTCAAAGCAAGTCATGATCCTGCTGGAGGCGCTGTGCCTGCCAGCTGTTGTCCCAGGTGGTTTTGGTTATGAGATCTATTCCTTTGGAGTCACTCCGATTTCGGCTTGCCCTCATTGAAGGGAGGCAGACAGTGGGCCTGGGTGCAGCTGCCTAGCTCACATTTACCAAAGAGGGGTCTAAATCCTTGAGGTGTGGGGTGTAAAAGCATTGGGTAAGATAAGCAATAGGCCTTTCACCTTTTTTctgatggggtgcaggggaaaaCCATCAGGAATTGCTTCTGCTCAGCCTCTGCCATGAGGACAGCATAACAAGGCAACACAACTTTGTATGTCAACGGACAAGTTACAAGACAAGGGACTGAACAACTACTGTTCCCTTATGCACcaggcagccaatcaggcagACAGAATGATCACAAGAGACAGAGTGGCAGCAATAAACTTGACATCCCTCACAGAAATaagaatcatcatcatcatcatcatccctagCTCTTTATCTCGTGTttttccatcagtagatctcacagCACTTGACCATGGAGatcagcatcattatccccatttttcagatgggaaaactgaggcacagaaaggggcagggggagtgactagcccaaggtcacccaacaagctagtggcagaggcaggaacttcTGTTAGTCAGCAGCCATAAATTCACAGCCATGGGAGGCAGAGTCTGGAACCTCATTCCCTGCCCAAGCTGAAGGGGCCAAACATTAACAATAAGTTGGTTCACATAGTGAATTGGAGGAAAGCTAGCCCAGAAGTAGAGCTTTAACTCCCTTCCCAATTCCTGCTGCCACCCAGAGCTGGGTTCCAGTTCCACAGACTGTTCCTGGGACCCTGTGCCCTGAAGAAAaagtacagtatttttaaaaaaccttgaaACGCAGTGTCAGTGTTTAAAACCAGATGTCCAATTCCAAGTGAACCTGGTCACAGTGTAAGGATCGCTCTCGCAGGAAGGCCTGAGAAACTGGCACCAGGACTTGTGTTCCACACTGCCCTGGCCTGACTGCAGCTGCCATGCTCTTCCCTTGCAATGCTGAGATCTTGCAGCATCTTCGCTTCACGGCTCCGCTCCCTCTGCTCTCCAAGTGTCCCAAGTTAGGATGGAGGGATCTAAGCACTTTTCCTCTTTGTGGAGGGACTCCTGTGAGAGGCAGCGGTGTTTGGCTGTTCTACCTCCTGGAAGCCACCCAGAAGTGTCCATTACAGTAATTCTGACCAGCAGATGCAACTGTACAGTTCATTAAATCCCTACAGGAGAAGCATAACTCACACCCCGAAGCCAGCCTAACTGCATGTCAAACACTTCTCCTGCCCTGGTATCTTCAGTGCTGCCCATGCAGCTAAGTGGGAAGAGACCAGAGCAGCAACAGCTGTGACTAggagagcaggggggcagggaaaccAAGGCTGCCTGCCCAGTTCAGTATCCACTACCTGTGCCAGGAAAGGAGCAttccagcacagcagcaggaTATGGTCTTGCTCATCCCTCTCCCTGTGCAACGTTCCGAGACCTCTTCATCTCTCTTTCACACTCCgcctcttcctccagcccagcGCACACTACAGACGCTGGCAAGGGAAGCTTTTGGATGAAGAGAGCCACTCTCGAACAGGTCTCGACTACATATTTAGGTCCAAAAGGCAGGCATGCTCCCCATCCTAAAGAGAAACACGGCTACCGGCACAACCAGAGCATTGGAGGCTACAGGTAACGGATGTAAATACTGGGGCTGTCCTGGAACCCACGGCTGTTCCTATGCCTCACATTTCCATTGCCCGCGGAGGGATTGAGTACGAGGGATGGACAAGTACAAGCCTCAAGCACAGCGTCTGCTTGGTAAAGTGGCTTCCCGTCCAGCACCAACACCACATCCATCCTCCATCCGCAGCCACTCGAAGAGGAAAGGAAGAAGTAATGTCCATGGCTGGAGCTCTCCGAAGGGAGCGATACAGCCAGAGAGCCCATTCTCCTGATCCTCTCACACGTCCTTCCCAGGAGTCCCTTTGATGCAAGGAGAGTAGAAGAAGGGATGCTACACTGGAAACAGGTCCTTGAGTCACTATAGATCTAGGGCAAGGAGCTTCATCAGCCCCCTGAAATAAACGATACAAAGTCTATgggatagtttttaaaaaatgcctcttTTCTGTAGTGCTTTTGCAATGCTGATGTCTCATACAGGTGCCGTCAGCTCATATGCTTGCGGGTGAGAAAGCCCAATCAAACCAGGCCTGTCCCTACCCTATCTGGATCTGGCCCGAGAACATGGTGAGCAGCAGCATGATAAGGAATCCCGTCAGCAGCCCTGCATTCTGGATAGCGAAGGCGATCAAGGCGCTGCCATTCCGTTCGTCCTCCTGGCTCACTTCATTCATCTCCGGGAACTGAGAAAGGAATCGGAACGTTTCAGTCGTGGAAGTTCTCCACCCTCCAGGCTCCCTGCGAATTCGCACCTGCAGATCCCAGCGCTGtattcctctccccacaccccatctaTTATTAGCCATTAATTTATATAGAGCTGTTCACAATCAAAGCCAAGTGTTTTTGATCTGACCCTGTCCAACCCTGCTAGGCTAAGATCTGATAAATTTACAGCTCAGAGTGGTCTGGCTATAGGCTAGCTACACACCCTCCATTTGGTGGGCATGAGGGAATAACCATCCCTCTGTGCATGATATTGTCACCATTCTTCCCTCTGTGCCCACAGTTGCAAATACTCCTGACTTACACAGGCCAGTCAATACTCCTCCCTCAAAATCACCCAGAGGCCTCACTGTGAAAAGCCGGGCGGGAACCCTGGTGTACCGCACATGATGTTGCAGAGCATTGTCATTAGGCAAGTCCTCTTAGCTCCCAAAGCTCTGCATCCTAGAAGCTTTGCAGTGCAACAATAACCGTGACCGAGGCTCATCAGTGCTCAGTGGGCGGTGATCACTGCAGGAAAACAACAACCCTGCAATGCTCCGATCCCCTAGCCAGCAGCCCTCCATTACTGTTGGTTTGCGATTTACCATGTCAGCCAATGCAATGTAGAGGAACATCCCACCAGCCAGAGCAAAGATCCAGTTGGCAGAGAAGtggctgccagccaggatcccgaaGGCCAGTCctaggtagcagcagcaggctgaaatGAAGTTGAAGAAGAGCGCCTGCTGGATTGTCATTCCGGCATTTAGCAGGATGACAAAGTCACCTGcaaaagagaggaaaatgtaaggggaggaggaggagacagacagcTACACATGATCATCTATGGGATGGATGCATCAGCAAACTCCTGCCCAAATGCAGCATCCCACCAGAGAACAGCACTCAGGCTCCCTATTCACCGAGatgcttaagcacatgcataactctAGGCATGGGagtaacctcactgaagtcaaagtcaatgggactcttgaAATGCTTCAACGCTCAACCctcttgctgaatcaaggccttacataaaataaataataacaatgtcTTGCTCTTATAGACCATCTTCATCCATGGACCTcaaagtgcttaaaaaaaaaaagtagtgtaCCAttatcctgatttacacctgggGAAACAGAAGTaaagagaggtaaagtgactggTCTAAGGTCACATAGCGAGCTGGCAGTaaaggcaggaatagaacccagttctcctAACCCTCAGAGCAGTGCATGACACTGCTCAAGAAGCCATCTTGTGTCAAGCCCCATCAAGACAGTTAACTGCAAGAACAAGGACACCCTAGCACAAAGGAACCAAAACTTTGCTACACTGACAGACTCGCTGATTCACCAGGTGCCCAAGGTCTACATCTACTTCCACGTATAACTCTTGACATTCAAACACAAACACAGCACAGGTGTCTTACCAGCTGTCTCACGATCTAAATTTAATCACAAACACCCCTGGTTTTCAGAACAGATTACACAATGTGATTCAGCAGCTTTCCTCCCCTGGCTAGTCCTGCTTCACATACCGCCCTCCACCACATGCACAAACTTCTCTTTAAATGACCAAGAAGTTGGTACATTTTGTTGACGGTTGAAAGAAAATGGTGAAATAAGTTCAAGTTAAACAAGTGCTTTCACGCTTTCCTtaaggacttaagcacatgcttaaatacttgGCTGGATGGGGACCAAACCCAGTTAGGGTGCACAGCTGAAGAGCCACTGTGACGTTATTGagataatctgggaccatatagaacatggttgcaaccaaggtcctgtagtggcaccaaatcttatgtaatgGTGGTcacataaggtgtctaagaccaggttatgggttgctggttatgattatgctgtctatatgtgtaCATCTATTTTGTagttgaaattatgaatattggctctaaactgtctgtatttcaaacttatgctatgcttttgggtgacatcccagacaagttggtgttagctttGCCTAGTGtggttgatggcccattaaaggaccatcagctacacaactgacccattgagagaagacagatatgccttgtaactcagcaaagtatgcaggacttgcccatgtgactccagactccattttgctgtaattttccacagtaaaaacaaagaagtgttcttacacctggaaaaaccTATAAAaagctgatgcctcatctctatcttgtcttcaatcctgcttcttacctctggaggaactttgctacaaactgaagctctgaacaaaggactgttgacccatcccagctgtggatgtactccagagacttgatttgaacctgcagtttactccatcactgctacaagcctgaactaagaactctgccattactgtatgtaattgattccatttaaccaattctagctctcatctatatatcctttttccttttatgaaatcAACCTTTAGATTtaagattctaaaggattggcaacagcgtgatttgtgggtaagatctgatgtatacattgacctgggtctggggcttggttctttgggatcaagagaaccggtttcttttattggggtgttggttttcataaccattcatccccaggatgagtgggactggtggtaaTACTagaagactggagtgtctaaggaaattgcttgtgtgacttgtgttTAGCCAACGGGGTGAaatcaaagtcctctttgtctggctagtttggtttgccttaaaggtagaaaaaccccagccttgggctgtgactgccctgtttaagcaattggtactgaactggcactctcagttgggtcccgccagaaccgcatcatcacagTCACGTACCCAGCTCGTGGGGGAACTCCTCACAGAGGATGGCCACAGAGGTGCTGATCCCTTGGAAGACAGACACGGTGAAGGAGGCACCGATGGCCAGGCCGTCGATGAAGTTGTGGAGCCCGTCACTCAGGGTGATCATCCAGGCCAGCGTGCCAATGTCAGAGTATCGCACCCCCTTCAGCCAGTAGCATGCACTTTGGGAAGACTGCAGGTCCTGCAAAGGAACACCCAAAGTCACATGTGAACCCCACTGGCTGGGTCATCAACCCACACCAGACTGCAGACAACTCCATTTGTCTTACGGCGCTGCCCAGTGTCATGCCCATCTCTGCACACTAAGCCACCGCCTCCAATCAACAGCTGTAACTGGTAACAACCCCAGGAGATGGGCACTAACCTGGACAGACAGAGAGCCCACAATGACCTTCTCATCCACAGTTGGGTTCTTGCACTCTAGCTCGCTGGTTCTGTGAGGGATCATGTGATCCATGTCTCCATTCTGCAGTTTTTCAGTGACCCCTTCCTCCTGGTCCTTCTTGGAGGGGAGGGTCTCAGGGCTGTAGTGGCTGTGCCCATGATGGTGCTGGAAGGATACACAGATTTACAGGCTTTAGCCACATGCAGCATGGGTGCATGCAGTCACTTGTATATTTCCGGCTCAAAAGTCTGGGGCATGCTGATTATTTTAGCTTGCCCACAAGCTAGAACAGGAAACGTCGCAGAGACGGCGATGCTGAAGCTGACTAAAACCACTAGGAAACTAGAGTGTCTTTGTTATTAAAACCCAACATTGTGATTGTACATTTtcatagcatctttcatcccagAGCATTTCCACCTCTGCTAACCGACTGTACAAACTACACACACGAGTCACTACAGATACTTCTAGGATGGCATGTGACAGCTTTTGGGGTGGATCAGGAGAAGGAAGAAACATACAGCATCATGCCCAAGTGTCTCTTACTTCCGCCTTCTTTGCTGAAAATATCACCCTCCCCTAAATGAAAAAAGGAACCATTGTTTGTTATACAAAGATCTAAGCCAGGGGTGCCCAACctatggctccagagccacatgcggctcttcacaagttaatatgcagctccttatACAGGcaccagctctggggctggagctacaggcgccaactttctaatgtgccaggaggtgctcactgctcaacccctggctctgccacacgccctgccccctccacaccttttcccgccccctcccctgagcctgccatgtcctcattcctccccctccctccccagagcctcctgcacgccacaaaaCAGATGATTGGGAGGtgtagggagggagagggaggcgctgattggcagggctgccagtgggcaggagacGCTGAGAGCAGGACAGGAGAGCGGCTGACTTATTACTgtagctctttggcaatgtacattggtaaattctggctccttctaaggctcaggttggccaccccggatCTAAGCTTTTCTCTTCACACACAGGATTTAAGAGTCAGTAAAGCAGGTGGCCTTTCCTGAGTGGACCTGTTTGAAAACTGCATTAGAGTAAGCCCATTGGGAAGCACCTTTCTGGCAGCGATACCGTCTGGGAAAACCTAACCCGATCTCCCATGGGACTAGCTCAACCTCACCTGACCTTTCTGCTTGAGAAGCATCTTCAGGATTTTCTCTGTGAAGAAGAACAAGTAAAAGCCCCCAAAGACCACTGCAGATTTGGAGACATAATAATCCTCCTGAGGGTTGAATCCAAAGGCCTGAAAACAAGGGGCAACAGAGAAAGGTTTGAGAACCATGAACTCCAGCAGCATCccttgcctcccctccccttgtCTGTAGCAGCTCTCAGTACAAGGACAGCAGAACAGCACTTCAGTTAGTCTTTTCTCCCCCAGTGAGTGCTTCAGAGAAAGGCCTAACACACCCCATTGTGCAATACTACTGCATGctagaagggaatgtcttcctgaCGCCAGACATAATCAGTTCATGCCCTGATGCATGAGAACTGTTAGCCCATCTCAGTTTTATCTCAGACACAGTGTCACTGCAGATCCTACTCACATTAATCTAAAGTGTCCAATACCTCCATAATCTCACTCAGCTACTCATCTTGATATCCTGTGgctatgagttccacaggttaattataaaATGCCTTTGCTTTAAATCTATTGGTTTTTAAATTCATTGTCCCTTCTCTCACAAGTCAGGCGTGAATATAAACGCAGGCAGGTGGGCCAATCAATTCTCTTGTATTAACAAGCCCACTCCCAGAAAACATCATTAGCTGacctttcctctcccttttgAGCTCGGAATCAGGAGAAGCAACTGCACAGCAACCGCACCAACAATCACGTATCAGGTACCTGAGTAGGGGTTTTCTGAACAATAACACTTCACCTTTCTCAGCTTATTCATTTCTTGTGTGCATAGAAGGTGTTTTCGGGAAGTTCTAGCACATGGGCTTGGGGACCCTTTTATCTCAAAGCCCAGACTGTCTAAGCCACTTCTCACAATGAACTCACCACTGGGACTACAGCGCGTCCACTATCAGCCAGCACAAACACTGAGCCGTATATAAGGAACGCGAGTGACACCAACAGGCAGCTAAGATTCTCCTCAACATGGAGTCTTCTCTCCAACTTGTCTGCTCTCTACCATAAAAGTGACCCAGTCAAGCCTGGCTTTGTTCACACATCAAAGTTACTTTCTTTATATGGCCTGAAAatggctaaggcctggtctacacttaaaagttaggttgcCATAGCTCAggtgtgagaggaaaaaaaagcaaaaacaaacaaaaaacactccaCAGCTATGCTGACCTCATCCCCACAGTGGATGTAAGTAGGCCAATGGACAAATGCTTTTTTTGACACAGCAACTATAGCTCAAGGAGGTTGGCTTCCTACAGCACTGGAAAAACCCGTTCCCTTGGTGCAGGCTGCTTCTAAGACATGGGGTTATGCCCCAGCATAGCTGTGGAGCCATAGCTGTTAACTATACAGTCTCCATAGTGTGGACATACCATAAGGCTTTGAGGTCCTCTGATAGTGCTAGACCGTGGCCAGACACCTCATCCTAGAAGGTAAGTAAATACCCTCAgtgccattttatagataggcacaCAGGCACCAAAAGGTGAGgtggaagtgacttgtccatggtcaTACAGTCAGTGGCAATGCAGCTAGGAGTTTAACACAGTCATACAGCAGAATTTAGCCTTGCTGATGGGCCTTAAACATTTCCAGCACCAGATGCAGACACAGACCAAGTCTGACCATATCTTTGTCTCCCTGCAGCAGTCACTCACGTTTCTCctcaagtcacacacacacacacacacacacacacacacacaccccgaaggCCCTCACCATACCTCGGGGATGAGCTGGAAGAGGGCATTGGAGTAGAGAGTTCCAATCGCCAGAGCTATGAAGTACAGGAGCAGCCGCTTGTAAAAGGTCTTCTTCATGAAGGGCACCACGCTGGCTCCcaccagggagcagagggagatgacGGTCACGCAGAGGAA from Gopherus evgoodei ecotype Sinaloan lineage chromosome 2, rGopEvg1_v1.p, whole genome shotgun sequence includes:
- the SLC39A14 gene encoding zinc transporter ZIP14, encoding MVLGVSPRRQLLVMLLCLLGISCQARAGTDASLQPAVTAASFLQDLLRRYGESDVLTLQQLKALLNRLDVGVGHENISRSEPQRRNLSRCFSSSELFTAHNLSEGSHVGPSKFQEFCPTILQQLESRACTAENLENEENEQTEEGKPSSVEVWGYGFLCVTVISLCSLVGASVVPFMKKTFYKRLLLYFIALAIGTLYSNALFQLIPEAFGFNPQEDYYVSKSAVVFGGFYLFFFTEKILKMLLKQKGQHHHGHSHYSPETLPSKKDQEEGVTEKLQNGDMDHMIPHRTSELECKNPTVDEKVIVGSLSVQDLQSSQSACYWLKGVRYSDIGTLAWMITLSDGLHNFIDGLAIGASFTVSVFQGISTSVAILCEEFPHELGDFVILLNAGMTIQQALFFNFISACCCYLGLAFGILAGSHFSANWIFALAGGMFLYIALADMFPEMNEVSQEDERNGSALIAFAIQNAGLLTGFLIMLLLTMFSGQIQIG